One stretch of Pseudomonas azotoformans DNA includes these proteins:
- the efeB gene encoding iron uptake transporter deferrochelatase/peroxidase subunit — translation MSDSEHTNLQRRRVLLGMAATGAAIAGSALTCPAMAAAAEQVTTAPRSDKTQDHHDFFGKHQSGIVTPRPACGMIVAFDVLASDREDLERLFRTLNERIAFLMTGGTVPQVDPKLPPTDSGILGPVVTPDNLTITVSVGESLFDERFGLTAVKPKRLSRMVGFPNDALEPAQCHGDLSLQFSSNTPDTNIHALRDIVKNLPDLLLVRWKQEGSVPPQAPAKPGEPAQSARNFLGFRDGSANPNSNDAKAMDQIVWVQPGSDEPAWAANGSYQAVRIIRNFVERWDRTPLQEQESIIGRVKPTGAPMDGHNETQVPDYSKDPEGKLTKLDAHIRLANPRTPQTQANLILRRPFNYSNGVNKNGQLDMGLLFICYQADLEKGFISVQTRLNGEPLEEYLKPVGGGYFFTLPGVTGAQDFIGRTLLAATHPQTTANT, via the coding sequence ATGAGTGATTCAGAACACACCAACCTTCAGCGTCGCCGTGTCCTGCTGGGCATGGCCGCCACCGGTGCCGCAATTGCCGGCAGCGCCCTGACCTGCCCGGCCATGGCCGCTGCGGCCGAGCAAGTCACCACCGCGCCGCGCAGTGACAAGACCCAGGACCACCACGATTTCTTCGGCAAACACCAGAGCGGTATCGTCACCCCACGCCCGGCGTGCGGCATGATCGTGGCGTTCGACGTGCTGGCCAGCGACCGTGAAGACCTGGAGCGCCTGTTCCGTACCCTGAACGAACGCATCGCCTTTCTCATGACCGGCGGCACCGTGCCACAGGTGGACCCGAAACTGCCGCCCACCGACTCCGGCATCCTCGGCCCGGTGGTCACCCCGGACAACCTCACCATCACCGTGTCCGTAGGCGAATCGCTGTTCGATGAGCGCTTTGGCCTCACGGCAGTCAAACCCAAGCGCCTGAGCCGCATGGTCGGGTTCCCCAACGATGCGCTGGAACCGGCGCAATGCCACGGCGACCTGAGCCTGCAATTCAGCTCCAACACCCCGGACACCAACATCCACGCCTTGCGCGACATCGTGAAAAACCTGCCCGACCTGCTGCTGGTGCGCTGGAAGCAGGAAGGCAGCGTACCGCCCCAAGCGCCTGCCAAGCCCGGCGAGCCGGCCCAGAGCGCGCGTAACTTCCTCGGCTTCCGTGACGGTTCGGCCAACCCGAACTCCAACGACGCCAAGGCCATGGATCAGATTGTGTGGGTACAGCCCGGCAGCGACGAACCGGCATGGGCCGCCAACGGCAGCTACCAGGCCGTGCGCATCATCCGCAACTTCGTCGAGCGCTGGGACCGCACCCCGCTGCAGGAGCAGGAAAGCATCATCGGCCGGGTCAAGCCCACCGGTGCGCCCATGGATGGCCACAACGAAACCCAGGTGCCCGACTACAGCAAGGACCCGGAAGGCAAACTGACCAAGCTCGATGCCCACATCCGCCTGGCCAACCCGCGCACCCCGCAGACCCAGGCCAACCTGATCCTGCGTCGGCCGTTCAACTACTCCAACGGCGTCAACAAGAACGGTCAGCTGGACATGGGGCTGTTGTTCATCTGCTACCAGGCTGACCTGGAGAAAGGCTTTATCAGCGTGCAAACCCGGCTCAACGGCGAGCCCCTGGAGGAATACCTCAAGCCGGTCGGCGGCGGGTATTTCTTCACCTTGCCAGGCGTCACTGGGGCCCAGGATTTCATCGGGCGCACGCTGCTTGCTGCAACGCACCCTCAAACCACTGCCAATACCTGA